The Malassezia restricta chromosome VI, complete sequence genome segment ATGTGCCGCATCACTTCACGACGGTTTCGATTCGCAGCTTTGAGAGCTTCAGCTAGCGGGGATGTGTATGtggatggcgtcgtgctctCATTTCGCTCTTCGTATGGCGCTCCTCGTGGTGAGTGTGGTGCCGTGgcaggcacaggctgcGACTCGGCGAGGAAGGATGGGCGCGAGCCCAGCAGACGCTCCATATGTCGTTGCAGTTCTGTCTGCAGTGGCTTGCCCTGCTTGTGTAAGCTCATGTATTTACGCAtgcgtgtgtgtgtgtgctCAGTGTGTAGGGTGTAATCTAACCATGACAGTGTCTTCAAGACTAATCGATGGATACGCATCATTGCACACGTACAAGCAACGTACCTCTTGTGTATAAACatcctcgagcgccttgagacGCAAAATCGCCTCCGTACGTTCGAGGCTGATCCGGAACTTGGACGACAGCGAGCGTACCGTCCACTGCTGCGGCGATTGTGTGTGCAGACGCCACATGTCATCACGCACGCTTTGGTGCACTGGTGGTGGTGGATGGAAAAAGGGGTTTTGAGGGAATGGCGTCTCGCCCAGCCAGTGTGGACCACGACGCGGCTTGGGGAAGCGATAGGCCTGCGCACCACTCTTGAGCCACTGGCGGTAtggcggcagcggcacgctcgtAAGAGTCGGTCGCGGACGTGGGTCACTCCTGCCACCTCCTGCAGTCCGACCGCCCTTGCGCGCGGTTTGTTCACGCGCCTGCGTGGCGTACGTACGCACCACAGGCCGCCACATGTCGACAGAAGGAAGAAGCTGCGATCGCTTCTGCCGTTCGAGCGATAATTATCACGTGATCAAGGCAGCAATATTCTCCACATCCAGACGCGTTCACGCCACCCAATGCGGCGGCCCATGGGCTGGCCGCGAACGGATATGGGCCAAGTGACATCGCAGGATGCTGTGGCGCTCTCGCAGGCCCAAGCAAATCTAGCATCCGTCGCACAGAAGCAGCATATTCATATCGACCTCGGCACAGAGCGAGCAACGTGCACGCTCCAAGCGAGCCTGCTATTCCCGCCGAGCCAGAGCGTCCGTGCGTGGCGATTGTGGACCGGAGACGACACGAGTGCCACCTTTATGGACAGCCGCATTGATGCGCCTGAATGCATCCGAGAGGCGTATATTGTGCGACAGGATGGTGTCTTTTTGATGGTGCCTCCTTCCCGCTCTCAGAAAGATGCGATACTGCTAAGTCTCACCCTATACCTCCAAACGCCGCTGGTCCACCATGCACCCAAAGCACCATGCTCGATGCAGTGCCCGGTCTTGCGCTGCAAGAAAAATACATTTAGCTGCGAGCTATATGCATACGAGGGACACGAAATTGAGGTCATGGCAAATCCACCGCTCGCGTCACAGGCTTGGACGCCCTCGACCACCAACGATGAGCAACAGCAGCTGACGGCTACTTTTTCCGAGACTGATGTGCTGGGTATACAGTGGATGCCGATATCTGGGCGCGGTACGaacacgctgcgctcgaaGTCGGCCCACGTCACGTACCACACGAATGCGTCCATTGTGCACATGTGGTCTGAGGCGCTCGGGGCGCACATGCCGTGGGCCGTATTTGATATGGATGTGCACGTCTCGCTGAGCCAGGCATATGTCGAGACTATGACACGTGAGGCTCGCCTGGATCTCTCGGTCGACATGCATGGCGATACATCTGCGCATTGGGACACGTTGTCCGTGGATGGCGGGCCGTCCATCGCCCGACAAATGTCTACAGGCCTATCGCTATGGGTAGATGTCCATCTGGCTTGTGGTTCGTACGGTGCACCGGCCCCTGTTCCCCTGCAATTTGTCTTGCACGGGCGCATGTCCTTGGCGCTTCAAGACCGCTCGAATGCACCGCGCCTGACTCTTCCTTCCCTTCGCCTGCCAACGGATCAAATCACGTCCGAGTATGTGCTTCGACATGCCCCTTGGTCTGAGGGCACAGCCGCGTATGCGCTCGATGTCCTTGAACCTATGCAGGCCGCACATGACTCGCAGCGCGTCGgacgcgcgcctgctcgcATCGCCGCAGATACTCTTAccatgcgctggcgcccCACGAACGAGAGCCACTCTGAAGTACTTACGCCGAGGAAAGTCGCTCCCACTTCGGTGCAGCACACAGTGTGGCCTGGCGCCTCTGAAGCATGCCATCGTGTGTTTGTGCACACCCGAGAACTCGTGCCGGGAGCTCATACACTCTGCTTGCTGCCATGTGAGCCCAGCAGCATCCAAGTGGTGCGCGGCGGTCAGAGGTTCGTGCGAACATACACGGTGCGCCGGGCGCCCCTGGCCCCGTTCGACCGCGTGTACGAGGTGCGCTTAGGCGTGGACGAGCCGCTGGATCTCGTGGACGTGCAGCTGGACTTTGTGTCTCGACGCCTCGACTTTGAGCGCCCGCTTTTCGCAGGTGGCGTGGCGTCCTACCTCTTGCAGGTTGGCACCCAGCCGTCGTACACGGCACGCTTCCACGTAAGTGACGCTCTCGTCGCGTACGACGACACAAACTCGGCGAGGTGGACGCATATCCCACCAAGCACGCCGTGCCGTATTCGTGTGACGCTGATGCACCGTGACGCAAGACCGCTTCCCTACGTCCCTGTGGCCCTAGGCATCCTGTGTGCCGTTGCTGCCTGCCTGGCGACGATTTGGGCATATGGCGCTCACACGACAGCTCGGCAgctgagcatgcgcattGATGCCCTAGCCATGGCCCTCGACGTCGATTTTACTGATGGCCAGTGGCTCGCGTCTGCTGATGCGCCATATACCCCGGTGCCCGGCGTAgcctcgtc includes the following:
- a CDS encoding eukaryotic mitochondrial regulator protein translates to MWRPVVRTYATQAREQTARKGGRTAGGGRSDPRPRPTLTSVPLPPYRQWLKSGAQAYRFPKPRRGPHWLGETPFPQNPFFHPPPPVHQSVRDDMWRLHTQSPQQWTVRSLSSKFRISLERTEAILRLKALEDVYTQEGKPLQTELQRHMERLLGSRPSFLAESQPVPATAPHSPRGAPYEERNESTTPSTYTSPLAEALKAANRNRREVMRHIPTGAPNRPDHDRTVEASREGRAPMRIVSVGADSYMGVGTLERNKKRALYRAARRSRRREKLQQQQP